The following coding sequences are from one Panthera leo isolate Ple1 chromosome E1, P.leo_Ple1_pat1.1, whole genome shotgun sequence window:
- the LOC122207092 gene encoding keratin-associated protein 9-3-like, with translation MACCSTSFCGFPTCSTSGNCGSSCCQPNCCQPSCCQPSCCQPSCCQTSCCQPSCCQNSCCGTGCGTGGGQEGGCGAVSCRVRWCRPDCRVEDTCLPPCCVVSCIPPTCCQLHHAQASCCRPSYCGQSCCRPACCCYCCQPSCCQPTCCEPTC, from the coding sequence ATGGCCTGCTGCTCCACTAGCTTCTGTGGATTTCCCACCTGCTCCACCAGCGGGAactgtggctccagctgctgccagcccaactgctgccagcccagctgctgccagcccagctgctgccagcccagctgctgccagaccagctgctgccagcccagctgctgccagAACAGCTGCTGCGGGACCGGCTGTGGCACTGGTGGCGGCCAGGAGGGTGGCTGCGGAGCCGTGAGCTGCCGCGTCAGGTGGTGCCGCCCTGACTGCCGCGTGGAGGACACCTGCCTGCCCCCCTGCTGTGTGGTGAGCTGCATAccccccacctgctgccagcTGCACCACGCCCAGGCCTCCTGCTGCCGCCCGTCCTACTGTGGACAGTCCTGCTGCCGCCCTgcctgctgctgctactgctgtcagcccagctgctgccagcccacCTGCTGTGAGCCCACCTGTTAA